The Prevotella melaninogenica ATCC 25845 genome includes a window with the following:
- a CDS encoding RHS repeat domain-containing protein — MIKDTPIRVVNDSTNETRELYWDEENQLMVLSDNGKTSRYTYNAAGERIMKSYGTMEGVYINGAPQGITFHETDNFTLYPASIISINKNRFTKHYFLGDKRVASRIGTGLFNNVYGRNGSYVTAGQQDYAERMNQIQTQKEAYYKKVGVAPGVPTEKGAYGDPENTGVGYNAVLTELGNHDVPQGWIQTPRPNTTPNTNPGPPVSWNDPSNPDDPQAGYGYIPNDTTKEETFFYHSDHLGSTSYITDDHANITQYDAYLPYGELLVDEHSSSEDLPYKFNGKQFDDETGLYYYGARYMNPVASIWYGVDPLAEKYVSISPYSYCKSSPMNYIDEKGLYPKGIVTIHYERSIVTTAPSITGATMNVPTQYVYYKFTKSATHLLSLVSGVPENYIKNVRLEEFNLQRESNSITLGDSPENTRMLVSPEYFNEENISKEQYYDWWFKEFSHEVGHIKQIKRDGSEGLYLLKTLWGYVSTLSHDKAPREREAEKGSEVFESFRDFVKSKFHANLNRLFIGKGSEEEKIKQIDKWWNAYKEQEK; from the coding sequence GTGATTAAAGATACACCTATCCGAGTGGTGAATGACTCGACGAATGAGACGAGAGAACTGTACTGGGACGAGGAGAACCAGCTGATGGTGCTCTCTGATAATGGCAAGACAAGTCGTTATACTTACAATGCTGCTGGCGAACGCATCATGAAGAGTTACGGAACGATGGAAGGTGTGTATATCAACGGTGCGCCGCAGGGAATAACCTTCCACGAGACGGATAACTTCACGCTCTACCCTGCTTCGATAATCAGCATTAACAAGAATCGCTTTACAAAGCATTACTTCCTTGGTGACAAACGAGTTGCTTCAAGGATAGGAACAGGTCTGTTTAACAACGTCTATGGGCGTAACGGTTCATACGTAACGGCTGGTCAGCAGGACTATGCAGAACGTATGAATCAGATTCAGACACAGAAGGAAGCATATTATAAGAAGGTGGGTGTAGCCCCTGGTGTACCGACAGAGAAGGGTGCGTATGGTGATCCGGAGAACACGGGTGTAGGGTATAATGCCGTCCTCACCGAACTCGGCAACCACGATGTGCCACAGGGTTGGATTCAGACTCCACGCCCCAACACCACACCGAATACTAACCCCGGTCCACCTGTAAGCTGGAATGACCCGAGTAACCCTGATGATCCACAGGCAGGTTATGGATATATTCCAAACGACACCACAAAGGAAGAGACCTTCTTCTATCATAGTGACCACCTCGGTAGTACATCTTACATCACAGATGATCATGCCAACATCACTCAGTATGATGCCTACCTGCCGTACGGTGAACTCCTTGTAGACGAGCACTCATCGAGTGAAGACTTACCTTATAAGTTCAATGGTAAACAGTTCGATGATGAGACTGGCCTGTACTATTATGGTGCAAGGTATATGAATCCTGTGGCAAGTATTTGGTATGGGGTGGATCCGTTGGCGGAGAAATACGTTTCAATCAGCCCTTATTCTTATTGTAAATCTTCTCCAATGAATTATATAGATGAAAAAGGACTTTACCCAAAAGGCATTGTCACAATTCACTATGAAAGGAGCATTGTAACAACAGCTCCAAGCATCACAGGTGCAACAATGAACGTCCCTACACAATATGTGTACTATAAATTTACAAAATCGGCAACTCATCTACTTTCTTTGGTTTCTGGAGTCCCTGAAAATTATATAAAGAATGTTAGGTTAGAAGAATTTAACCTTCAAAGAGAAAGTAATAGTATAACACTGGGTGATAGCCCTGAAAACACTCGCATGCTTGTGTCACCTGAATATTTCAATGAAGAAAATATTAGTAAAGAGCAATATTACGACTGGTGGTTTAAAGAGTTTTCACATGAAGTTGGTCACATAAAACAGATAAAAAGGGATGGGAGTGAAGGCCTATACCTGTTGAAGACCCTTTGGGGATATGTCTCGACCCTAAGCCACGATAAAGCCCCTCGTGAACGAGAGGCAGAAAAAGGCTCTGAAGTATTTGAGTCTTTTAGGGATTTTGTAAAATCTAAATTTCATGCAAATCTGAACAGATTATTTATCGGCAAAGGTTCAGAAGAAGAGAAGATTAAACAAATCGACAAGTGGTGGAACGCATATAAAGAACAAGAGAAATGA
- a CDS encoding IS4 family transposase, whose translation MNKSTHFIGQPLYVQLLNYFNRDKILSLSQAQGGEHYIKKFDAWHHLVVMLYAVMLRLDSLREIKASLFANVNRFNHLGLKHFPCRSTLSDANKRRDSEIFGSIYMNLYEKYRHELYSDSRNCGQPKWLKNLKIIDSTTISLFSNLVFKGVGRNPKTGKKKGGIKVHTEIFANENVPSDIKFTSAASHDQFALIPERYANEDLIAFDRAYINYEKFSELTQRGVIYVTKMKNNLSFERIADTDYQMTTDYGAVRVETILFHKHTKEKDIYHKARKITYQDKTKKGKIRFISLLTNDFQMSAEDIIAIYKRRWQIETLFKQIKQNFPLRYFYGESANAIKIQIWITLIANLLITLVKNKIKRPWSFSGLATMIRILLMSYVSIQSFFERPHRDWDRLITQVKAPPEELSLF comes from the coding sequence ATGAACAAAAGTACACATTTTATCGGACAGCCACTATATGTTCAACTGTTAAACTATTTTAATCGTGATAAAATTCTCTCTCTGAGCCAAGCTCAGGGAGGTGAACACTATATAAAGAAGTTTGATGCATGGCATCATCTTGTTGTCATGCTTTATGCAGTAATGCTGCGTTTAGACTCTCTGCGTGAGATAAAAGCCTCTCTCTTTGCTAATGTTAATCGCTTTAATCATCTTGGTTTAAAGCATTTCCCTTGTCGAAGTACCTTGTCAGATGCAAATAAACGCCGAGATTCCGAGATATTCGGTTCGATCTATATGAACCTATATGAGAAATACCGCCATGAGCTTTACTCGGACAGCCGAAATTGTGGACAGCCTAAATGGCTGAAGAATCTAAAGATAATAGATTCTACGACAATAAGTCTGTTTTCTAACTTGGTCTTTAAAGGTGTAGGACGTAATCCCAAAACTGGTAAGAAGAAGGGTGGAATAAAAGTACATACAGAGATATTTGCCAATGAGAATGTTCCAAGCGATATTAAGTTCACATCTGCAGCTAGTCATGATCAGTTTGCACTTATCCCAGAACGATACGCCAATGAGGACCTGATTGCTTTTGACCGAGCCTATATAAACTATGAAAAGTTCTCTGAACTGACGCAAAGAGGCGTTATATATGTAACTAAGATGAAAAATAATCTTAGCTTTGAAAGGATTGCTGATACAGATTACCAGATGACTACAGATTATGGAGCTGTACGCGTAGAAACCATTCTCTTCCATAAGCATACAAAGGAAAAAGATATTTACCATAAAGCAAGAAAAATCACATATCAGGATAAGACCAAGAAAGGGAAAATCAGATTCATATCTCTGCTGACCAATGATTTTCAGATGTCAGCAGAAGATATTATAGCTATCTATAAGAGACGATGGCAAATAGAAACCTTATTTAAACAAATAAAACAGAATTTCCCGCTAAGATACTTCTATGGAGAGAGTGCGAACGCTATAAAAATACAAATATGGATTACACTTATAGCCAATCTGCTTATAACCCTAGTGAAGAACAAAATAAAGAGACCTTGGAGTTTCTCAGGCTTGGCAACAATGATAAGAATTCTACTTATGAGTTATGTCTCAATACAGAGTTTCTTTGAACGGCCACATAGAGACTGGGATAGATTGATTACCCAGGTAAAAGCCCCACCAGAAGAGTTGTCATTATTCTAG
- a CDS encoding RHS repeat-associated core domain-containing protein — translation MVMSFGRMSEPLTKVQKVDSTTTAKSYNFAYKYEDSNHPTAPTQIGHDHYTYDANGNPTLVTNDSTNTTREMYWDEDNRLMVLSDNGKTSRYTYNAAGERIMKSYGTMEGVYINGAPQGITFHETDNFTLYPASILSVNKNRFTKHYFIGDKRIASRIGTGLFNNVYGRNGSYVTAGQQDYAERMNQIQTQKEAYYKKVGVAPGVPTEKGAYGDPENTGVGYNAVLTELGNHDVPQGWIQTPHPNTTPGTNPGAPVSWNDPSNPDDPQAGYGYVPNDTTREETFFYHSDHLGSTSYITDDKANITQYDAYLPYGELLVDEHNSSEELPYKFNGKQFDDETGLYYYGARYLNPVTCLWYGVDPLAEKYKEIGSYVYCADNPINLFDPDGQKFIYNAQGKFLRKEGKDNLVYIERDGKLTQLIDHGNGMTDEQFNIAAHIVDVESSDAPNESLWIAHAANNAVDDKDVNYAHVRVKGGPRVKNHSLYEQLNDQNYSTTPASARVAYDKDYLTSSTRTTARAGIIDALQSDIDPTHGATLWDGTDFATKGLSHPKFRQYNKITIPDNIRKDYVYRNESYLQRIKSKMRVSPVFERNGIFIHDGKSTAKFSLIATGSFGRTIFWHKK, via the coding sequence ATGGTGATGTCGTTCGGACGGATGAGTGAACCGCTGACAAAGGTGCAGAAGGTGGATTCAACGACAACTGCTAAGTCTTATAACTTCGCTTATAAATATGAGGACAGTAACCACCCGACGGCTCCAACACAGATTGGTCACGATCATTACACGTATGATGCCAACGGTAATCCTACACTGGTAACAAACGACTCTACGAACACTACCCGTGAGATGTATTGGGATGAGGATAACCGCCTGATGGTCTTAAGCGATAACGGCAAGACGAGTCGTTATACTTACAACGCTGCTGGTGAACGTATTATGAAGAGCTATGGAACAATGGAAGGTGTGTATATCAATGGTGCGCCACAGGGTATCACATTCCACGAGACGGATAACTTCACGCTTTATCCTGCAAGTATCCTCTCTGTTAACAAGAATAGATTCACGAAGCATTACTTCATTGGTGACAAACGAATCGCCAGCCGTATCGGTACAGGATTGTTCAATAACGTCTATGGACGCAACGGTTCATACGTAACGGCTGGTCAGCAGGACTATGCAGAACGTATGAATCAGATTCAGACACAGAAAGAGGCGTATTATAAGAAGGTGGGGGTAGCGCCTGGTGTACCTACAGAGAAGGGTGCGTATGGTGATCCGGAGAACACGGGTGTTGGTTATAATGCCGTTCTCACAGAACTCGGTAACCATGATGTGCCACAGGGTTGGATTCAGACTCCACATCCTAACACCACACCAGGTACCAACCCCGGTGCTCCAGTTTCATGGAACGACCCGAGTAACCCTGATGACCCGCAGGCTGGTTATGGCTATGTTCCTAATGATACTACACGTGAAGAAACCTTCTTCTATCACAGTGACCACCTCGGTAGTACATCTTACATCACAGATGATAAAGCCAACATCACGCAGTATGATGCTTACCTACCGTACGGCGAACTGTTAGTTGATGAGCATAATAGCAGTGAAGAACTGCCATATAAGTTCAATGGTAAACAGTTCGATGATGAGACTGGCCTGTACTATTACGGTGCAAGGTACTTGAACCCTGTTACCTGTCTGTGGTATGGGGTGGATCCGCTGGCAGAGAAGTATAAAGAAATAGGTTCTTATGTTTATTGTGCAGACAATCCAATAAATTTATTTGATCCTGATGGTCAGAAGTTTATATACAATGCTCAAGGAAAATTCTTAAGGAAAGAAGGAAAAGATAATCTTGTATATATTGAACGAGATGGTAAATTGACTCAGTTAATTGATCATGGAAATGGTATGACAGATGAACAGTTTAATATTGCTGCTCATATTGTAGATGTAGAATCGAGTGATGCCCCAAATGAAAGCTTGTGGATTGCACATGCAGCTAATAATGCAGTTGATGATAAAGATGTGAATTACGCACATGTAAGAGTAAAAGGAGGGCCTAGAGTAAAGAACCATTCTTTATATGAACAACTGAATGATCAAAATTATTCGACTACTCCTGCATCAGCAAGAGTTGCTTATGATAAAGATTATCTTACAAGTTCTACAAGAACTACTGCAAGAGCAGGTATAATAGATGCATTACAATCAGATATTGATCCAACTCATGGTGCAACGTTGTGGGACGGAACAGATTTTGCAACTAAAGGGCTTAGCCATCCAAAATTTAGACAGTATAATAAAATAACAATACCAGATAATATCAGAAAAGATTATGTTTATCGAAATGAAAGCTATTTACAGAGGATAAAATCAAAGATGCGGGTGTCACCCGTTTTTGAGAGGAATGGAATTTTTATTCATGATGGCAAAAGTACAGCAAAATTCTCTCTAATAGCGACAGGTTCATTTGGTAGAACTATATTTTGGCATAAAAAATAA